A region from the Agrobacterium cucumeris genome encodes:
- the thpR gene encoding RNA 2',3'-cyclic phosphodiesterase yields MPRLFTALEIPRNAAMSLSLLRGGLPGARWIDVENYHITLRFIGDIDGRTADEVVDRLDRIERPEFQLNLTGMGSFGSKKPHSIWAGVSPSPEMHALQAEIERICQRIGLPPDPRKFMPHVTLARLRSCRVDDVVQYLSGRGNFRTSPFTVGRFVLMSSKESVGGGPYVVEEAFPLHEARSSSIFSSNELHPAKSML; encoded by the coding sequence ATGCCGAGACTGTTTACCGCCCTCGAAATTCCGCGCAATGCGGCTATGAGCCTCTCATTGTTGCGCGGTGGTCTGCCGGGAGCCCGGTGGATCGATGTGGAGAATTATCACATAACCCTGCGTTTTATCGGTGATATCGACGGGCGAACCGCCGATGAGGTTGTCGACAGGCTGGATCGGATCGAAAGACCGGAGTTCCAGCTCAACCTCACCGGCATGGGTTCCTTCGGTTCCAAGAAACCGCATTCCATCTGGGCCGGGGTTTCTCCCTCGCCGGAAATGCATGCGCTTCAGGCGGAAATCGAGCGGATCTGCCAAAGGATCGGTCTCCCACCCGATCCGCGCAAGTTCATGCCGCATGTCACACTGGCGCGGTTGCGCTCCTGTCGCGTGGACGATGTGGTGCAGTATCTTTCCGGACGCGGCAACTTCCGCACCTCGCCCTTCACGGTCGGCCGTTTCGTGCTGATGTCGTCGAAGGAATCGGTGGGCGGCGGACCCTATGTCGTGGAAGAGGCGTTTCCGCTTCACGAAGCGCGGTCCAGCTCCATCTTTTCGAGCAACGAGCTGCATCCCGCCAAAAGCATGTTGTAG
- a CDS encoding low molecular weight protein-tyrosine-phosphatase produces MKHIAVLFVCMGNICRSPLAEGVLANLADRDGVSRQLTIESAGTGGWHAGNAPDRRSIAIARKHGIDISGQRARQVSQADFEKFDLILAMDTSNLAKLLQKAPENRRHKIHLFLDYASGRHESVPDPYFGGEDGFLTVYNMLLAGCSSLLEKMELDRAS; encoded by the coding sequence ATGAAACATATAGCTGTTCTTTTTGTCTGCATGGGCAATATCTGCCGCTCACCACTTGCCGAAGGCGTTTTGGCAAACCTAGCCGATAGAGACGGTGTATCCCGCCAACTCACGATCGAATCCGCCGGCACCGGCGGCTGGCATGCCGGCAATGCCCCGGATCGCAGATCCATAGCGATAGCCCGCAAGCATGGCATCGATATTTCAGGGCAGCGCGCGCGACAGGTCAGTCAGGCCGATTTCGAAAAATTCGATCTCATTCTTGCCATGGATACGAGCAATCTGGCGAAACTGCTTCAAAAGGCGCCGGAAAACCGCAGGCACAAAATCCACCTGTTTCTGGACTATGCTTCGGGACGCCACGAGAGCGTCCCGGATCCCTATTTCGGTGGTGAAGACGGATTTCTGACCGTCTACAACATGCTTTTGGCGGGATGCAGCTCGTTGCTCGAAAAGATGGAGCTGGACCGCGCTTCGTGA
- a CDS encoding YkvA family protein: MDDVKIGEILLPGETDRQQERENVVRAKFWPKLKRVMTKVPFARDAAAAYYCAIDRDTPLRAKGIILAALAYFIMPIDAVPDMLAVVGFTDDIAVITAALAMIRAHIKMEHYDAADAMLKRQQEAG, translated from the coding sequence ATGGATGATGTGAAAATCGGTGAAATTCTTCTGCCGGGTGAAACCGACAGGCAGCAGGAGCGCGAAAATGTCGTGCGCGCCAAATTCTGGCCCAAGCTGAAGCGGGTGATGACCAAGGTGCCGTTCGCGCGTGACGCGGCGGCGGCCTATTATTGCGCGATTGATCGCGACACGCCGTTGCGCGCCAAGGGCATTATTCTCGCTGCGCTCGCCTATTTCATCATGCCCATCGATGCCGTGCCGGATATGCTGGCGGTTGTCGGTTTTACCGATGATATCGCGGTCATCACCGCCGCGCTCGCCATGATCCGCGCCCATATCAAGATGGAGCATTACGATGCGGCGGATGCCATGCTGAAGAGACAGCAGGAAGCCGGGTAA
- a CDS encoding 4a-hydroxytetrahydrobiopterin dehydratase, whose protein sequence is MKYPRVEPEAIRQALSKLEGWALREDGAAIVRSFKFSSFAEAFGFMAESALAAERLNHHPEWSNVYSRVKVCLTTHDSQGVTERDFLLAEAMQKAAAGRGN, encoded by the coding sequence ATGAAATATCCCAGAGTTGAACCGGAAGCCATCCGGCAGGCATTGTCCAAGCTCGAAGGCTGGGCCCTGCGAGAGGACGGGGCGGCGATCGTCCGGTCCTTCAAGTTTTCCAGTTTTGCGGAGGCCTTCGGTTTCATGGCTGAATCGGCTCTTGCGGCGGAAAGGCTCAATCATCACCCGGAATGGTCCAATGTCTACTCACGCGTGAAAGTCTGCCTCACAACCCATGATTCACAGGGTGTAACCGAGCGGGATTTTCTTCTGGCCGAGGCCATGCAGAAGGCAGCGGCAGGCCGGGGGAATTGA
- a CDS encoding DUF2794 domain-containing protein yields MTDQPDVQQVQTASRDNSTVVDLREYRKDKDPLPVTFHRRELDAILRIYGRMVGEGEWRDYAIDHLKEKAVFSVFKRSGEMPLYRIEKNPKLAAKQGAYCVVNTDGRILKRGHELPQVLRVFDKVLKLIE; encoded by the coding sequence ATGACCGATCAACCGGATGTGCAGCAGGTGCAGACCGCTTCACGCGATAATTCCACCGTTGTCGATCTCCGCGAATACAGAAAAGACAAGGACCCTTTGCCGGTCACCTTTCATCGGCGTGAGCTGGATGCGATTCTGCGCATCTATGGCCGCATGGTGGGAGAGGGGGAATGGCGCGATTATGCCATTGACCACCTGAAGGAGAAGGCGGTGTTTTCCGTCTTTAAACGCTCAGGCGAAATGCCGCTCTACCGGATTGAGAAGAACCCCAAGCTGGCGGCGAAGCAGGGCGCTTATTGTGTGGTCAATACCGATGGCCGCATTCTCAAGCGTGGCCATGAGCTGCCGCAGGTTCTGAGGGTTTTCGACAAGGTTCTGAAACTGATCGAATGA
- a CDS encoding ABC transporter ATP-binding protein, with amino-acid sequence MTKSIIELKNADLTLGNAAASVHVLKAIDLSIGEGEAVGIVGPSGSGKSTLLMVLAGLERLDSGEIVIADTQLHRLGEDALADFRGKNIGIVFQSFHLIANMTALENVAVPLELANTPNPFEIAKRELVAVGLGERLNHYPGQLSGGEQQRVAIARALAPSPAVLIADEPTGNLDTDTGKQIADLLFAKQAERGMTMVLVTHDPSLAARCSRQIKVRSGEIEGDSARPQMARAVSA; translated from the coding sequence GTGACGAAAAGCATCATAGAGCTGAAGAACGCCGACCTCACGCTCGGCAACGCCGCCGCCTCCGTCCACGTTCTCAAGGCCATCGATCTTTCGATCGGTGAAGGTGAAGCGGTCGGCATCGTCGGCCCTTCCGGCTCGGGGAAATCAACGCTGCTGATGGTGCTTGCCGGTCTTGAGCGGCTGGACAGCGGTGAAATCGTCATTGCGGATACACAACTGCACAGACTCGGCGAAGATGCGCTGGCGGATTTTCGCGGCAAGAATATCGGCATCGTTTTCCAGTCCTTCCACCTCATCGCCAATATGACGGCGTTGGAAAACGTCGCCGTTCCGCTGGAACTGGCCAATACCCCCAATCCCTTCGAAATCGCCAAACGCGAACTCGTCGCCGTCGGTCTCGGTGAACGCCTCAACCACTATCCCGGCCAGCTCTCAGGCGGCGAGCAACAGCGTGTGGCCATCGCCCGCGCGCTTGCCCCCTCACCGGCCGTGCTGATCGCCGATGAACCAACTGGCAATCTCGATACAGATACCGGCAAGCAGATCGCCGATCTTCTTTTTGCCAAACAGGCCGAACGCGGCATGACCATGGTCCTCGTTACCCATGATCCGTCGCTCGCCGCCCGCTGCTCGCGACAGATCAAGGTGCGCTCCGGTGAGATTGAGGGCGACAGCGCCCGCCCCCAGATGGCGCGGGCGGTATCGGCATGA
- a CDS encoding arylesterase has product MRFKAALFHFIVIFAAAFSASAASAQERTLQLVGLGDSLMAGYQLPPADSYTAQLEAALKAKGINAVVANAGVSGDTSSGGLSRAEWSVPDGTDGVILELGANDALRGIGPEQTEKNLDAIISGFQKRNIAVLLVGIMAPPNMGDDYATRFNPIFPKLAEKYNLPLYPFFLEGVVTDDALKLDDKMHPNTKGVAMMVEKSLPAVESFIKTIGAQKK; this is encoded by the coding sequence ATGAGATTTAAAGCTGCCCTGTTTCACTTCATTGTCATTTTCGCAGCCGCCTTTTCTGCCTCTGCGGCCTCGGCCCAGGAACGGACATTGCAACTGGTCGGCCTCGGTGACAGCCTCATGGCCGGGTATCAGCTGCCGCCCGCCGACAGCTATACCGCACAGCTTGAAGCTGCATTAAAGGCGAAGGGCATCAATGCCGTCGTCGCCAATGCCGGCGTGTCCGGTGATACCTCCTCTGGCGGTTTGTCGCGGGCGGAATGGTCCGTGCCAGATGGTACGGACGGGGTCATTCTGGAACTTGGCGCCAATGATGCACTGCGTGGTATTGGCCCGGAACAGACAGAAAAGAACCTCGATGCCATCATTTCCGGTTTTCAGAAACGCAATATAGCGGTGCTGCTGGTCGGTATTATGGCGCCGCCGAACATGGGTGACGACTACGCAACGCGTTTCAATCCGATCTTTCCAAAGCTTGCGGAAAAATACAACCTGCCGCTTTATCCCTTCTTTCTGGAAGGTGTGGTGACGGATGATGCGCTGAAGCTGGATGACAAGATGCACCCCAATACGAAAGGTGTGGCAATGATGGTGGAGAAATCTTTGCCGGCTGTTGAAAGCTTCATCAAGACAATCGGTGCGCAAAAAAAATAA
- a CDS encoding Bax inhibitor-1/YccA family protein produces the protein MADFNNYQNRMAQTRAQTGAMIDEGLRAYMLKVYNLMALALVITGVAAFATYSFAASNPAFQQLLYASPLRWVIMLAPLALVFFLSFRIQNMSVSAAQTTFWVYAALMGVSLSSIFIVFTGQSIVQTFFVTAASFGALSLYGYTTKKNLSGLGSFLIMGLFGLIIASIVNIFLASSALQFAISAIGVLIFAGLTAYDTQKIKEMYFDGDDVAVAGRKAIMGALTLYLDFINLFTFLLQFMGNRDD, from the coding sequence ATGGCTGACTTCAATAACTACCAGAACCGCATGGCGCAGACCCGTGCACAGACTGGTGCGATGATCGATGAAGGTCTCCGCGCCTATATGCTGAAGGTTTACAACCTGATGGCGCTGGCTCTGGTCATCACCGGCGTTGCGGCTTTCGCAACCTACTCATTCGCTGCGTCCAACCCTGCCTTCCAGCAGCTGCTTTATGCATCTCCGCTGCGCTGGGTCATCATGCTCGCACCGCTGGCACTGGTTTTCTTCCTTAGCTTCCGTATTCAGAACATGAGCGTTTCCGCCGCGCAGACGACCTTCTGGGTCTATGCCGCGCTGATGGGCGTGTCGCTGTCGTCGATCTTCATCGTCTTCACCGGCCAGAGCATCGTTCAGACGTTCTTCGTGACCGCTGCTTCGTTCGGCGCGCTCTCGCTTTACGGTTACACGACGAAAAAGAACCTTTCGGGCCTCGGTTCGTTCCTGATCATGGGTCTGTTCGGCCTGATCATCGCGTCCATCGTCAACATCTTCCTTGCATCCTCCGCGCTGCAGTTCGCGATCTCCGCGATCGGCGTGCTGATCTTCGCAGGCCTGACCGCCTACGACACGCAGAAGATCAAGGAAATGTACTTTGATGGTGATGACGTTGCCGTTGCTGGCCGCAAGGCTATCATGGGCGCGCTGACGCTCTACCTCGACTTCATCAACCTCTTCACCTTCCTGCTGCAGTTCATGGGTAACCGCGACGACTAA
- a CDS encoding ABC transporter permease has translation MIGSLLPSFANIRNAARLARREIRGGLSGFYIFLACIALGTGAIAAVNSVSRAVTSAIATEGQSILAGDVRFELRNREATQEERAYLDGLGTVAVSTGLRSMARLADGSEQTLTEVKAIDGTYPLYGTFVADPNRPLDELLAGNGDTYGAIAAPLLLERLGIKIGDEVLLGNVKLKLTSTVVDEPDALSDGFGFAPRLMISRDALFASGLVQTGSLVEHAYKIKLNDPAARATMTDAANKAFPNAGWSIRTSDRAAPSLTENVNRFSQFLTLVGLTALIVGGVGVANAVRAFLDSKRTTIASLKCLGAPASVVTMTYLFQIAFIAAVGIVIGLVVGAIAPLIAMRFLEGVLPVPEELAFYPGALGLAALFGLLTTFAFAIVPLGQAREVPATALFREQGFEEGSWPSWPYLAATGLLLAALAALAVFSAEDRFIASVFLAAIAFAFVVLRLVASGVKAIAKRSPRVHSAALRLAIGNIHRPGALTPSVVLSLGLGLTLLVTLTLIDGNLRRELTDSLPERAPNFFFVDIQGSEVQGFRDLLKREAPQGTLTEVPMLRGRILALNGEDVTKMEVPPSGRWLLRGDRGITYSENMPENAKLTEGAWWGPDYSGEPLVSFAAKEAQELGLKIGDTVTVNVLGRSITAKIANLRNVEWESLSINFVMVFSPNTFRGAPHAWLATLADPSASANDEGRILRSVTNTYPTITSVRVKDALDVVNRLVGQLATAIRAAAAVALIASVLVLAGALAAGNRARTHDAVILKTLGGTRNLLIRAFSYEYMMLGLATAVFALFAGGVSAWFVIARIMKLPSSFLPDVAIGTLIVALVMTVGIGLIGTWRILGQKAAPVLRQAGE, from the coding sequence ATGATCGGATCCCTTCTTCCGTCTTTCGCCAATATCAGAAATGCCGCAAGACTCGCACGGCGCGAAATTCGCGGCGGGTTGAGCGGCTTTTACATTTTCCTCGCCTGTATCGCGCTGGGAACCGGCGCCATCGCCGCCGTTAATTCCGTGTCACGTGCGGTCACCAGCGCCATTGCCACCGAAGGCCAGTCGATTCTCGCCGGCGACGTGCGTTTCGAACTGCGCAACAGGGAGGCAACACAGGAGGAACGGGCCTATCTGGATGGCCTTGGCACGGTTGCTGTTTCCACCGGGCTTCGCTCCATGGCCCGCCTTGCCGATGGTTCCGAACAGACGCTGACGGAAGTGAAGGCCATCGACGGCACCTATCCGCTCTATGGAACCTTCGTGGCTGATCCCAACCGGCCGCTGGATGAACTTCTGGCCGGCAATGGCGATACCTATGGCGCGATTGCCGCACCGCTGCTGCTGGAACGGCTCGGCATCAAGATCGGTGACGAAGTCCTGCTTGGTAACGTAAAGCTGAAACTGACCAGCACGGTGGTCGATGAGCCGGATGCGCTCTCCGACGGTTTCGGTTTCGCGCCGAGGCTGATGATCAGCCGCGACGCCCTCTTCGCCTCCGGTCTCGTTCAGACCGGCAGCCTCGTCGAGCATGCCTACAAGATCAAGCTGAACGATCCTGCAGCGCGGGCAACGATGACCGATGCGGCTAACAAGGCCTTTCCCAATGCCGGCTGGTCCATTCGCACCAGTGATCGCGCAGCGCCGTCACTCACCGAAAACGTCAACCGCTTCTCGCAGTTCCTGACATTGGTGGGTCTCACCGCCCTCATCGTCGGTGGCGTTGGTGTCGCCAACGCTGTTCGCGCCTTCCTCGATTCCAAACGCACCACGATCGCCTCGCTGAAATGCCTGGGCGCGCCGGCCTCCGTGGTCACCATGACCTATCTCTTCCAGATCGCCTTCATTGCCGCCGTCGGTATCGTCATCGGTCTTGTTGTTGGCGCCATCGCACCTTTGATTGCCATGCGGTTTCTGGAAGGTGTGCTGCCCGTGCCGGAAGAACTTGCCTTCTATCCCGGTGCGCTTGGTCTGGCCGCTTTGTTTGGCCTCCTGACGACGTTTGCTTTCGCTATCGTGCCGCTCGGCCAGGCGCGTGAAGTTCCGGCAACGGCACTTTTCCGCGAACAGGGTTTCGAGGAAGGCAGCTGGCCGTCCTGGCCCTATCTGGCCGCCACGGGCCTGTTGCTCGCAGCGCTGGCCGCCCTTGCCGTCTTCTCGGCGGAAGACCGTTTCATTGCCTCGGTTTTCCTCGCCGCCATCGCTTTTGCCTTCGTGGTGCTGCGGCTGGTGGCATCCGGCGTCAAGGCCATCGCCAAACGCAGCCCGCGCGTTCATTCCGCCGCCCTTCGTCTGGCGATCGGTAATATTCACCGGCCGGGAGCGCTCACGCCTTCGGTCGTTCTTTCACTTGGCCTTGGCCTGACCCTGCTCGTGACCCTGACGCTGATCGACGGCAATCTGCGCCGCGAACTGACCGACAGCCTGCCGGAACGCGCACCGAATTTCTTTTTCGTGGATATTCAGGGCAGCGAGGTGCAAGGCTTCCGTGATCTGCTGAAACGGGAAGCACCACAAGGCACGCTGACCGAGGTGCCGATGCTGCGCGGCCGCATTCTGGCGCTCAACGGCGAAGATGTGACGAAGATGGAAGTGCCGCCATCCGGTCGCTGGTTGCTGCGTGGTGATCGCGGCATAACCTATTCCGAAAACATGCCGGAAAACGCAAAGCTCACGGAAGGTGCATGGTGGGGGCCGGACTATAGCGGTGAACCGCTGGTGTCCTTCGCGGCAAAAGAGGCTCAGGAACTCGGCCTCAAGATCGGCGACACGGTAACCGTCAACGTCCTCGGCCGCAGTATCACGGCAAAGATCGCCAATCTGCGTAATGTCGAATGGGAATCCCTGTCGATCAATTTCGTCATGGTCTTTTCACCGAATACATTCCGCGGCGCACCGCACGCCTGGCTGGCGACACTTGCCGATCCTTCCGCTTCCGCAAACGACGAAGGCCGGATATTGCGTTCCGTTACCAATACCTACCCGACGATCACAAGCGTGCGCGTGAAGGACGCTCTCGATGTCGTCAACCGGCTGGTCGGCCAGCTCGCCACCGCCATCCGCGCTGCAGCAGCCGTCGCACTCATCGCCTCTGTTCTGGTTCTCGCCGGCGCACTTGCCGCCGGAAACCGTGCCCGTACCCACGATGCGGTGATCCTGAAAACGCTGGGCGGCACGCGAAACCTGCTGATCCGCGCGTTCTCCTACGAATATATGATGCTCGGTCTCGCCACCGCCGTCTTCGCGCTTTTCGCCGGTGGAGTCTCCGCATGGTTCGTGATCGCCCGCATCATGAAGTTGCCCTCCAGTTTCCTGCCGGATGTGGCGATAGGGACCCTCATTGTCGCCCTCGTCATGACGGTTGGCATCGGCCTCATTGGCACCTGGCGCATTCTCGGCCAGAAGGCGGCGCCGGTTCTGCGGCAGGCAGGAGAATGA
- a CDS encoding invasion associated locus B family protein, with protein sequence MFVRSVATAAAILLTSVGVASAQSPTRIQQFNAWGAYSYKSGNSTVCYVLSIPTAKEPASVDHGDIFFIVSQRPGQNISYEPQAMVGYPLKQGSKVNVTIDNKNFVMFTKDKAAWVENAAEEPALVAAMKGGKSMTVKAVSGRGTATSYSYSLSGISAALKQIESCK encoded by the coding sequence ATGTTTGTAAGAAGTGTAGCAACCGCAGCGGCCATTTTGCTGACCAGCGTCGGCGTAGCATCTGCACAGTCGCCCACGCGCATCCAGCAGTTCAATGCTTGGGGTGCCTATTCGTACAAATCGGGCAACAGCACCGTCTGCTACGTTCTTTCCATTCCGACCGCCAAGGAACCGGCAAGCGTCGATCACGGCGATATCTTCTTCATCGTGTCGCAGCGTCCCGGCCAGAACATTTCCTATGAGCCGCAGGCCATGGTGGGTTATCCGCTGAAGCAGGGTTCCAAGGTCAATGTGACGATCGACAACAAGAACTTCGTCATGTTCACCAAGGACAAGGCTGCCTGGGTTGAAAACGCTGCCGAAGAGCCCGCTCTCGTGGCCGCCATGAAGGGCGGCAAGTCGATGACGGTCAAGGCGGTTTCCGGCCGTGGCACCGCGACGTCCTATTCCTATTCGCTTTCGGGCATTTCGGCTGCTCTCAAGCAGATCGAGAGCTGCAAGTAA